One stretch of Amycolatopsis tolypomycina DNA includes these proteins:
- a CDS encoding ABC transporter ATP-binding protein: MIEFSQVTVTYPDAARPVLSDVSLVVEEGELCLVAGPTGAGKSTLLGALNGLVPHFTGGRLSGRVVVGGFDTSLHPPRELASIVGVVGQDPLSGFVTDTVEEELAYAMEQLAVPPDVMRKRVEETLDLLGIADLRNRPLRTLSGGQQQRVAIGSVLTAHPSVVVLDEPTSALDPTAAEDVLAAITRLVHDLGTTVIVAEHRMERVAQYADRLLYLPGDGSVRSGPPAEIFETSAIAPPIAELGRLAGWSPLPLSVRDARRLAGPLRSRLRKLSVVGRSLSVTGSALDVREVVVRYGDVLAVRGVDLRVGPGEVVALMGRNGSGKSSLLWAVQGSGPRSAGKVDVGGVDPASLKPRVARQRVGLVPQTPADLLYLDSVDAECAQADTESQVPAGTARKLLDRLTPGIAGEAHPGDLSEGQRLSLVLAIQLASAPPVILLDEPTRGLDYHAKRRFAAALRELASQGHAIVLATHDVEFVATAATRVAVMAEGELVADGPTKEVVVASPAFAPQVAKILAPEPWLTVDEVAEALT; the protein is encoded by the coding sequence GTGATCGAGTTCTCCCAGGTCACGGTGACCTACCCGGACGCGGCGCGGCCGGTGCTGTCCGACGTGTCCCTGGTGGTCGAAGAGGGCGAGTTGTGCCTGGTCGCGGGGCCGACGGGGGCGGGGAAGTCGACGTTGCTCGGCGCGCTCAACGGCCTCGTCCCGCACTTCACCGGCGGCCGGCTTTCCGGGCGGGTCGTCGTCGGGGGGTTCGACACGTCTTTGCACCCGCCGCGAGAGCTGGCGTCGATCGTCGGTGTCGTCGGGCAGGACCCGCTGTCCGGGTTCGTGACGGACACCGTCGAGGAGGAGCTCGCGTACGCGATGGAGCAGCTGGCGGTGCCGCCGGACGTCATGCGCAAGCGCGTCGAGGAAACCCTGGACCTGCTGGGCATCGCCGACCTGCGCAACCGTCCACTTCGGACGCTGTCGGGCGGCCAGCAGCAGCGCGTGGCGATCGGTTCGGTGCTGACGGCGCACCCGTCGGTGGTCGTGCTGGACGAGCCGACGTCGGCACTGGACCCGACGGCCGCCGAGGACGTCCTCGCGGCGATCACACGGCTGGTCCACGACCTGGGGACGACGGTGATCGTGGCGGAGCACCGGATGGAGCGGGTGGCGCAGTACGCGGACCGGTTGCTGTACCTGCCGGGCGACGGCTCGGTGCGGTCGGGACCGCCGGCGGAGATCTTCGAGACGTCGGCGATCGCCCCGCCGATCGCCGAGCTGGGCCGCCTGGCGGGCTGGTCGCCGTTGCCGCTGTCGGTCCGCGACGCGCGGCGCCTCGCGGGGCCGCTGCGCTCGCGGCTCCGGAAATTGTCGGTGGTGGGTCGTAGTCTCTCGGTGACCGGTTCGGCACTGGACGTGAGAGAGGTGGTGGTCCGATACGGAGATGTCCTGGCGGTGCGCGGGGTTGACCTGCGTGTCGGGCCGGGGGAAGTAGTAGCGCTGATGGGACGCAACGGCTCCGGCAAGTCGTCGCTTCTCTGGGCGGTGCAGGGCAGCGGGCCGAGGTCGGCGGGGAAGGTCGACGTCGGCGGAGTGGACCCTGCGTCGCTCAAGCCACGAGTGGCCCGTCAGCGCGTCGGGCTGGTCCCGCAGACACCGGCCGACCTGCTGTACCTCGATTCGGTGGACGCCGAGTGCGCACAGGCGGACACCGAGTCGCAGGTACCGGCAGGAACGGCTCGCAAGCTGCTGGACCGGCTCACCCCCGGGATCGCCGGTGAAGCGCACCCCGGCGATCTTTCGGAAGGGCAGCGGCTGTCGTTGGTGCTGGCGATCCAGCTGGCGTCGGCCCCACCGGTGATCCTGCTCGACGAGCCCACACGCGGCCTCGATTACCACGCAAAAAGGCGCTTCGCGGCGGCCCTGCGAGAGCTGGCCTCGCAGGGCCACGCGATAGTGCTGGCCACCCACGACGTCGAGTTCGTGGCCACGGCGGCCACCCGAGTGGCAGTGATGGCCGAGGGCGAGCTGGTAGCGGACGGCCCGACCAAGGAGGTGGTCGTGGCATCACCGGCGTTCGCCCCCCAGGTGGCGAAGATCTTGGCGCCCGAGCCCTGGCTGACGGTCGACGAGGTAGCGGAAGCACTGACATGA
- a CDS encoding ECF transporter S component codes for MTDFLGPPPRTIRLTPRPAIILTVASLLGLAMFCWPLFTHPQPTAAAHTADAPFVFMATLPVLILVVLGELSRGGIDAKALALLGVLSAVNAGLRPLSAGTGGIELVFFLLVLAGRVFGPGFGFVLGSTSLFTSALLTAGVGPWLPFQMLASSLIGLGAGLLPRKPRGKAEIVLLVGYGVFAAYFFGLLMSLWSWPFLAGDSAQLGFVPGAPLTENLHRFAVYTVLTSTLGWDTGRAITNTVAIVLLGPAVLAVLRRAARRAAFDAPVRFDQASAS; via the coding sequence ATGACCGACTTCCTCGGCCCACCGCCCCGCACCATCCGCCTGACTCCCCGGCCCGCGATCATCCTCACCGTCGCGAGCCTCCTCGGGCTGGCCATGTTCTGCTGGCCCCTCTTCACCCATCCCCAGCCGACCGCGGCCGCGCACACCGCCGACGCGCCCTTCGTCTTCATGGCCACCCTGCCGGTGCTCATCCTGGTCGTGCTCGGCGAGCTGTCCCGCGGCGGCATCGACGCCAAGGCGCTCGCCCTCCTCGGCGTGCTCTCGGCCGTCAACGCCGGCCTCCGGCCGCTGAGCGCGGGGACCGGCGGTATCGAGCTGGTCTTCTTCCTGCTCGTCCTCGCCGGTCGCGTCTTCGGGCCCGGGTTCGGCTTCGTGCTCGGCTCGACGTCGCTGTTCACGAGCGCGCTGCTCACCGCCGGCGTCGGGCCGTGGCTGCCGTTCCAGATGCTCGCCTCGTCGCTGATCGGGCTCGGGGCCGGCCTGCTGCCGCGCAAGCCGCGCGGCAAAGCCGAGATCGTGCTGCTGGTCGGCTACGGCGTCTTCGCGGCCTACTTCTTCGGGCTGCTGATGAGCCTGTGGTCGTGGCCGTTCCTCGCCGGGGACAGCGCGCAACTCGGCTTCGTGCCCGGCGCGCCACTGACGGAAAACCTCCACCGGTTCGCCGTCTACACCGTCCTGACGTCGACCCTCGGCTGGGACACCGGCCGCGCGATCACCAACACCGTCGCGATCGTGCTGCTCGGGCCCGCCGTGCTCGCCGTCCTGCGGCGGGCGGCCCGGCGCGCCGCCTTCGACGCGCCCGTGCGGTTCGATCAGGCCAGCGCGTCGTAG
- a CDS encoding VanZ family protein, translating into MDALLRAFWGMIPISAIALPYALLAWPLLAARRRRRMPARRASATAAVDCAAILVAFLVFCLVTMPVGDSAESTLDLVPGADIAAAVSSDGSLWQVIGNVLLLCPLGALLPLRIRRLRMLPRIALAALVASVLVEGTQYLIHTGRVTSADDILLNTAGATLGAALSRRGWRWLDASPPVPVAIPLPRRTICAAPTLTLRVPRSVWDTRYAAIAHPERQ; encoded by the coding sequence ATGGATGCTCTGCTGCGCGCCTTCTGGGGGATGATTCCGATTTCGGCCATCGCGCTGCCGTACGCGCTGCTCGCGTGGCCACTGCTCGCGGCGAGGCGCCGCCGAAGAATGCCCGCCCGCCGCGCGAGCGCGACGGCCGCCGTCGACTGTGCCGCGATCCTCGTCGCGTTCCTGGTGTTTTGCCTGGTCACGATGCCTGTCGGCGACTCCGCCGAGAGCACGCTCGACCTCGTGCCGGGTGCCGACATCGCCGCGGCGGTCAGCAGCGACGGATCACTCTGGCAGGTGATCGGCAACGTCCTGCTGCTCTGCCCGCTCGGGGCGTTGCTGCCGCTGCGGATCCGCCGGCTGCGCATGCTGCCGCGGATCGCGCTGGCCGCGCTGGTCGCGTCCGTACTGGTGGAGGGTACGCAATATCTGATCCACACCGGCCGGGTGACGTCGGCCGACGACATCCTGCTGAACACGGCGGGCGCGACGCTCGGTGCGGCGCTCAGCCGCCGGGGCTGGCGCTGGCTGGACGCGTCGCCGCCGGTGCCCGTGGCGATCCCGCTGCCGCGCCGCACCATTTGCGCAGCTCCGACGCTCACGCTGCGGGTGCCGAGGTCGGTGTGGGACACGCGCTACGCGGCCATCGCGCACCCGGAACGCCAGTAA
- the purM gene encoding phosphoribosylformylglycinamidine cyclo-ligase, with the protein MSESTSATYAAAGVSIDAGDQAVELLKPHAERATRPEVMGGVGGFAGLFSLKLDKWKEPILASSTDGVGTKIAVAQALDKYDTVGIDLVAMVVDDLVVTGAEPLFLQDYIAVGKVHPEKIAALVGGIAEGCVQAGCALLGGETAEHPGLMGEHDYDMSATGVGVVEAAQLLSPEKVRPGDVVLALGSSGLHSNGYSLARHVLLDIARMPLGGHVEEFGRTLGEEMLEPTRIYAKDCLALAAETEVRTFAHITGGGLEANLARVMPRGLVARLDRGTWTPAPVFALIGQRGKVERAELEKTFNMGVGMVAIVGAEDVDRALAMLTARHVPAWVLGDVQPAEDVDGPRAVLSGDHPRF; encoded by the coding sequence GTGAGCGAGTCCACGAGCGCCACGTACGCCGCCGCCGGCGTCAGCATCGACGCCGGCGACCAAGCCGTCGAGCTGCTCAAGCCGCACGCCGAGCGGGCCACGCGGCCCGAGGTCATGGGCGGTGTCGGCGGCTTCGCCGGGCTCTTCTCCCTCAAGCTCGACAAGTGGAAGGAGCCGATCCTCGCGTCCTCGACCGACGGCGTCGGCACCAAGATCGCGGTCGCGCAGGCGCTCGACAAGTACGACACGGTCGGCATCGACCTGGTCGCCATGGTGGTCGACGACCTGGTCGTGACCGGCGCCGAGCCGCTGTTCCTGCAGGACTACATCGCCGTCGGCAAGGTGCACCCGGAGAAGATCGCCGCCCTGGTCGGCGGCATCGCCGAGGGCTGCGTCCAGGCCGGCTGCGCGCTGCTCGGCGGCGAGACGGCCGAGCACCCGGGCCTGATGGGCGAGCACGACTACGACATGTCGGCCACCGGCGTCGGCGTGGTCGAGGCGGCCCAGCTGCTCTCGCCGGAGAAGGTCCGCCCGGGTGACGTCGTGCTGGCGCTCGGCTCGTCCGGATTGCACTCGAACGGGTACTCCCTGGCCCGCCACGTGCTGCTGGACATCGCCCGGATGCCGCTCGGCGGGCACGTCGAGGAGTTCGGCCGCACCCTCGGCGAGGAGATGCTGGAGCCGACGCGGATCTACGCGAAGGACTGCCTGGCGCTCGCCGCCGAGACCGAGGTCCGGACGTTCGCGCACATCACCGGCGGCGGCCTGGAGGCCAACCTCGCGCGCGTCATGCCGCGCGGCCTGGTCGCCCGGCTCGACCGCGGCACCTGGACGCCGGCGCCGGTGTTCGCGCTGATCGGCCAGCGCGGCAAGGTCGAGCGCGCCGAGCTGGAGAAGACGTTCAACATGGGTGTCGGCATGGTCGCGATCGTCGGCGCCGAAGACGTGGACAGGGCGCTGGCCATGCTCACCGCGCGGCATGTCCCGGCATGGGTGCTCGGCGACGTCCAGCCCGCCGAAGACGTCGACGGCCCGCGCGCGGTGCTCTCGGGCGACCACCCGCGGTTCTGA
- a CDS encoding alpha/beta fold hydrolase: protein MTTFVFAAGANGVSAAPAELVLRGHRGVGVDLSRHQFRLSYQAPQDLAAFATERSPLAGVTVADQVAATVDVVRRAAAHGPVVLVGASIGGAAITLVADAVPHLIDLLVYDAAFCCVDLPTPDEYLKTPEAASSAIGDLLGFVAADPAVVGAVRCNWRTADRALLTAAKSAFMAEATDAEFFTFLNGMAPDELPGKGATPARGSRARWGRVPRVYVRHLRDRVIPLALQNRMIRDADAATPGNRFRVFDLDTSHVPDTRNLAELVGIYDALA, encoded by the coding sequence GTGACCACGTTCGTCTTCGCCGCGGGCGCCAACGGCGTCTCGGCCGCGCCGGCCGAGCTGGTCCTGCGCGGCCACCGCGGCGTCGGGGTCGACCTGTCCAGGCACCAGTTCCGGCTCTCGTACCAGGCGCCCCAGGACCTGGCGGCGTTCGCGACGGAGCGGTCACCGCTGGCCGGGGTGACGGTTGCGGACCAGGTGGCGGCCACAGTGGACGTCGTCCGCCGCGCGGCCGCGCACGGCCCGGTGGTGCTGGTCGGCGCCAGCATCGGCGGCGCGGCGATCACCCTGGTCGCGGACGCGGTACCGCACCTGATCGACCTCCTCGTCTACGACGCGGCGTTCTGCTGCGTCGACCTCCCGACCCCGGACGAGTACCTGAAGACCCCCGAGGCGGCGTCGTCGGCGATCGGCGACCTCCTGGGTTTCGTCGCCGCCGACCCGGCGGTGGTCGGCGCGGTCCGCTGCAACTGGCGCACGGCCGACCGCGCCCTGCTCACGGCGGCGAAGAGCGCGTTCATGGCGGAGGCCACGGACGCGGAGTTCTTCACGTTCCTCAACGGCATGGCCCCGGACGAGCTCCCCGGCAAGGGCGCGACCCCGGCCCGCGGCAGCCGCGCCCGCTGGGGCCGGGTGCCCCGCGTCTACGTCCGGCACCTGCGTGACCGGGTCATCCCGCTCGCGCTGCAGAACCGCATGATCCGCGACGCGGACGCGGCCACGCCGGGCAACCGCTTCCGCGTGTTCGACCTCGACACGAGCCACGTCCCGGACACCCGGAACCTCGCCGAGCTGGTCGGCATCTACGACGCGCTGGCCTGA
- a CDS encoding GNAT family N-acetyltransferase, producing MSAIQTYVRTTAPRGRETERVGPFLATYSSNKHPMLNYAIPDDGAQPTAAELEALTGAYRRRGLLPRLEYFTDVAPDLEKLLVGAGYELERRVPLMTCAPSERVDVPAPAGVRLRTPESDDDLRRMRAAQNTAFGEPAGIGDAEVEQLKAGLDAGVRHLLAEAGGVVVGGGLALEIVDGTTEIAGIAVLEEYRGRGIAAALTARLTREVHEAGAHTAFLTPGDLGIGNVYARVGYRPAGECVHLSMS from the coding sequence ATGTCTGCCATCCAGACCTATGTCCGTACGACGGCGCCACGCGGCCGGGAGACCGAGCGGGTCGGCCCGTTCCTGGCCACCTACTCGTCGAACAAGCACCCGATGCTCAACTACGCGATCCCGGACGACGGCGCGCAGCCGACGGCGGCGGAGCTCGAGGCGCTGACCGGGGCGTACCGGCGGCGGGGCCTGCTGCCGCGGCTGGAGTACTTCACCGACGTCGCCCCCGACCTGGAGAAACTGCTGGTCGGAGCGGGGTATGAGCTCGAACGGCGGGTGCCGCTGATGACGTGCGCGCCGTCCGAGCGCGTCGACGTGCCGGCGCCGGCGGGCGTCCGGCTGCGCACGCCGGAGTCCGACGACGACCTGCGGCGCATGCGGGCGGCGCAGAACACCGCGTTCGGCGAACCCGCGGGGATCGGCGACGCCGAGGTCGAGCAACTGAAGGCCGGACTCGACGCCGGCGTGCGACACCTCCTCGCGGAAGCCGGCGGCGTGGTGGTCGGCGGCGGGCTCGCCCTCGAAATCGTCGACGGCACCACCGAGATCGCCGGGATCGCCGTGCTCGAGGAGTACCGCGGGCGCGGGATCGCCGCCGCGCTCACCGCACGCCTCACCCGCGAGGTCCACGAGGCCGGGGCGCACACGGCGTTCCTCACCCCCGGCGACCTGGGGATCGGGAACGTCTACGCCCGCGTCGGCTACCGGCCGGCGGGCGAGTGCGTGCACCTCTCGATGAGTTAG
- a CDS encoding Gfo/Idh/MocA family protein has product MGQLIADGQLRVGLIGAGPWATTIHAPGLADHPGTALTAVWARRPEAAQTLAETHCANAAESVEDLFAQVDAVAFAVPPSIQAELGVRAAEAGKHLILEKPIAADLDGARRLADAVAAADVAALVVLTLRYSAQTQEWLAGLAQAGGWAGGGARWLSGALLGGQYADSAWRQDDGGALFDIGPHALDMLDAALGPITEVVAARQSPGDLWHLMLAHEGGVISTATLSLRLPVQPTVVEVAVWGEHGYRTLGRKPGSAQESYTALLDDFAAMIASGTTSHPCDVRRGLHLQVLLDQARQLAAK; this is encoded by the coding sequence GTGGGACAGCTCATCGCGGACGGACAGCTGCGCGTCGGCCTCATCGGCGCCGGCCCGTGGGCGACGACGATCCACGCACCCGGCCTCGCGGACCACCCGGGCACCGCGCTGACCGCCGTCTGGGCCCGCCGCCCGGAGGCGGCGCAAACGCTTGCGGAGACGCACTGCGCGAACGCTGCCGAGAGCGTCGAGGACCTGTTCGCGCAGGTCGACGCGGTGGCGTTCGCCGTGCCGCCGTCGATCCAGGCGGAGCTGGGCGTGCGCGCGGCCGAAGCCGGGAAGCACCTGATCCTCGAAAAGCCGATCGCCGCCGACCTCGACGGCGCGCGCCGGCTGGCCGACGCGGTCGCGGCCGCGGACGTCGCCGCGCTCGTCGTGCTGACCCTGCGCTACTCGGCGCAGACCCAGGAGTGGCTCGCGGGCCTCGCCCAGGCGGGCGGCTGGGCAGGCGGCGGTGCGCGCTGGCTGTCCGGCGCGCTGCTCGGCGGCCAGTACGCCGACTCGGCGTGGCGGCAGGACGACGGCGGCGCGCTGTTCGACATCGGCCCGCACGCGCTCGACATGCTCGACGCCGCGCTCGGCCCGATCACCGAGGTGGTGGCGGCCCGGCAGAGCCCCGGCGACCTCTGGCACCTGATGCTGGCGCACGAGGGTGGCGTGATCAGCACGGCCACGCTCTCGCTGCGGTTGCCGGTGCAGCCGACCGTCGTCGAGGTCGCGGTCTGGGGCGAGCACGGTTACCGGACGCTCGGGCGCAAACCGGGCTCGGCGCAGGAGTCCTACACCGCGCTGCTCGACGATTTCGCCGCGATGATCGCGAGCGGGACGACTTCGCACCCCTGCGACGTCCGGCGCGGCCTGCACCTGCAGGTCCTGCTCGACCAGGCGCGACAGCTCGCCGCCAAGTAG
- a CDS encoding DUF3073 domain-containing protein, which produces MGRGRAKAKQTKVARELKYSSHETDFDALQRELSSNSSSDNHHEDSADSRYEDPYDDGYDEYRR; this is translated from the coding sequence ATGGGGCGCGGCCGGGCTAAGGCCAAGCAGACGAAGGTGGCGCGTGAGCTCAAGTACAGCTCGCACGAGACCGACTTCGATGCTTTGCAGCGCGAGCTGTCGAGTAACTCCTCCAGTGACAACCACCATGAGGACTCTGCCGACAGCCGGTATGAAGACCCGTACGACGACGGGTACGACGAGTACCGTCGTTGA
- the arfB gene encoding alternative ribosome rescue aminoacyl-tRNA hydrolase ArfB produces the protein MAAGDVVVGSRFVIPEAELSERFSRSSGPGGQGVNTTDSRVELSFDVAGSPSIPEHLRERVLAGLASRLVDGVLTIAASEHRSQLQNREAARGRLANLLLDASAPPPAKRRPTKPSRGSKERRLASKKRRSDVKKGRSGRFDD, from the coding sequence GTGGCCGCCGGGGACGTCGTCGTCGGCTCCCGGTTCGTCATCCCGGAAGCCGAGCTCAGCGAACGCTTCTCGCGGTCGTCCGGCCCCGGCGGTCAAGGCGTCAACACGACGGACTCGCGGGTCGAGCTGTCGTTCGACGTCGCCGGGTCGCCGTCGATCCCCGAGCACCTGCGTGAGCGCGTGCTGGCCGGGCTGGCGTCCCGGCTGGTCGACGGCGTCCTGACGATCGCGGCCAGCGAACACCGGTCCCAGCTGCAGAACCGTGAGGCAGCCCGCGGCAGGCTCGCGAACCTCCTGCTCGACGCCTCGGCGCCGCCGCCCGCCAAGCGGCGTCCCACGAAACCCTCGCGGGGTTCGAAGGAGCGCCGCCTGGCGTCGAAGAAGCGCCGGAGCGACGTGAAGAAGGGCCGCTCCGGCCGCTTCGACGACTAA
- a CDS encoding CbiQ family ECF transporter T component has translation MRSRALHPGAWWAWALALAVAASRTTNPLLLGLIIAVAGFVVANRRTDAPWALAFRLYVYVGALIVASRVLFRILIGGDDGGHVLFTLPRVPLAAGLSLFGPASAEELLGGFYDGLRLATMVVCVGAANALANPKRLLKAVPGALYEVGTAVTVALTVAPQLVESVQRVRRARRLRAGRSRGLRAVKGIVVPVLADAMDRSLRLAAAMDSRGYGRRAYLGTRLRALIAACVLAGLVGVCVGVYGVLDGTSSWLGVPLLAAGLTVAVVGFVLGGRRVRRTAYRPDPWRWPETLVVAAGVGACALLFVTARIDPDRLFPSLSPLRWPEVSWAHVLSLLVAVLPAFVAPRVSEVVR, from the coding sequence GTGCGCAGTAGGGCGCTGCACCCCGGCGCCTGGTGGGCCTGGGCGCTCGCGCTGGCCGTCGCCGCCAGCCGGACGACGAACCCGCTGCTGCTCGGCCTGATCATCGCCGTCGCCGGGTTCGTCGTCGCGAACCGGCGGACGGACGCGCCCTGGGCGCTGGCGTTCCGGCTGTACGTCTACGTCGGCGCACTGATCGTCGCCTCACGCGTGCTGTTCCGGATCCTGATCGGCGGCGACGACGGCGGGCACGTGCTGTTCACGCTGCCCCGGGTCCCGCTCGCCGCCGGGTTGTCCCTGTTCGGGCCGGCGTCGGCGGAGGAGCTGCTCGGCGGCTTCTACGACGGCCTGCGGCTGGCGACGATGGTCGTCTGCGTCGGCGCGGCGAACGCCCTGGCCAACCCGAAACGCCTGCTCAAGGCGGTTCCAGGGGCGTTGTACGAGGTGGGCACCGCGGTGACGGTGGCGTTGACGGTCGCCCCGCAGCTCGTCGAGAGCGTGCAGCGCGTGCGGCGCGCCCGCCGGCTGCGGGCGGGGCGCAGTCGCGGGCTGCGGGCGGTCAAGGGCATCGTGGTGCCGGTGCTGGCGGACGCGATGGACCGGTCCCTGCGGCTGGCGGCCGCGATGGACTCCCGCGGCTACGGCCGCCGGGCGTACCTCGGGACGCGGCTGCGGGCGCTGATCGCTGCCTGTGTCCTGGCCGGCCTGGTCGGGGTGTGCGTCGGCGTCTACGGCGTGCTCGACGGGACGTCGTCCTGGCTCGGCGTGCCGCTGCTGGCGGCGGGCCTGACGGTGGCGGTCGTCGGTTTCGTCCTCGGCGGGCGGCGAGTGCGGCGGACCGCGTACCGGCCGGATCCGTGGCGGTGGCCCGAGACGCTGGTCGTCGCGGCCGGCGTCGGGGCGTGCGCGCTGCTGTTCGTCACCGCGCGGATCGACCCCGACCGGCTGTTCCCGTCGCTGAGCCCGTTGCGCTGGCCCGAGGTTTCCTGGGCCCATGTGTTGTCCCTGCTGGTGGCGGTGCTGCCGGCGTTCGTCGCGCCCCGTGTGTCGGAGGTTGTCCGGTGA
- a CDS encoding 3-hydroxybutyryl-CoA dehydrogenase codes for MISRVGVVGAGLMGSGIAEVHARSGVDVVVTEVNQPALDAGKARIEKSLQRGVKNGKLTAEDADAALARLRFTTDIAEFADRELVIEAILEQEQAKVDVFRQLDKIVEAEDALFASNTSSIPIMKLGMATSRPQQVVGIHFFNPVPVLPLVELVPSLLTSEETARRAEEHATKALGKTVIRSQDRAGFIVNSLLVPYLLSAIRMIESGFASAEDIDRGMELGTAHPMGPLRLSDLIGLDTIKAIADSMYAEFKEPLYSSPPLLLRMVDAGLLGKKTGRGFYSYG; via the coding sequence GTGATAAGTCGGGTTGGAGTCGTCGGAGCGGGCCTCATGGGGTCCGGTATCGCCGAGGTGCACGCGCGGTCCGGGGTGGACGTCGTGGTCACCGAGGTGAACCAGCCGGCGCTCGACGCGGGCAAGGCGCGCATCGAGAAGTCGCTGCAACGCGGCGTCAAGAACGGCAAGCTGACCGCCGAGGACGCCGATGCGGCGCTCGCCAGGCTCCGCTTCACCACGGACATCGCCGAGTTCGCCGACCGCGAACTGGTCATCGAGGCGATCCTCGAGCAGGAGCAGGCGAAGGTCGACGTCTTCCGCCAGCTCGACAAGATCGTCGAGGCCGAGGATGCGCTGTTCGCGTCCAACACGTCGTCGATCCCGATCATGAAGCTGGGCATGGCGACGAGCCGTCCGCAGCAGGTGGTCGGCATCCACTTCTTCAACCCGGTGCCCGTGCTGCCGCTGGTGGAGCTGGTGCCCTCGCTGCTGACCAGCGAGGAGACCGCCCGCCGCGCGGAGGAGCACGCGACGAAGGCGCTGGGCAAGACCGTGATCCGCTCGCAGGACCGCGCCGGGTTCATCGTGAACTCGCTGCTGGTGCCGTACCTGCTTTCGGCGATCCGCATGATCGAGTCGGGCTTCGCGTCGGCGGAGGACATCGACCGCGGCATGGAGCTGGGCACCGCCCACCCGATGGGCCCGCTGCGCCTGTCCGACCTGATCGGGCTGGACACCATCAAGGCCATCGCGGACTCGATGTACGCGGAGTTCAAGGAGCCGCTGTACTCGTCGCCGCCGCTGCTGCTGCGCATGGTGGACGCGGGCCTGCTCGGCAAGAAGACCGGCCGCGGCTTCTACTCCTACGGCTGA